Proteins from a genomic interval of Thermoflexus sp.:
- a CDS encoding alpha-ketoacid dehydrogenase subunit beta yields MPEKTLIEAIREAIDEEMARDPRVFVVGEDVGPRGGVFRATMGLWQKYGEWRVIDSPLAELSIVAIGIGAALNGFRPICEIQFADFIHPAFNQIVNEAARFFYRSGGVYNVPMVIRAPYGGGISGGLYHSQSVEAFFAHVPGLKVVIPSNPYDAKGLLKAAIRDPNPVLFFEPKKGYRLIKGEVPDGDYIVPIGPAKVTREGSDLTVFAYGMMHYYALQAAEMVAKEGIDVEVVDLRTLAPVDKATILNSVKKTGKALIVYEDNLTLGYGAEVAAILAEEGFEYLDGPVMRLAGPDVPGVPFSPPMQDFFMPSPQKIAEAIRRLARY; encoded by the coding sequence ATGCCGGAGAAGACGCTGATCGAGGCGATCCGTGAGGCGATCGATGAGGAGATGGCCCGGGACCCGCGGGTCTTCGTGGTTGGGGAAGATGTGGGGCCGCGGGGTGGGGTGTTCCGGGCCACCATGGGCTTGTGGCAGAAATATGGGGAGTGGCGTGTCATCGACTCCCCACTGGCGGAGCTCTCCATCGTGGCCATCGGCATCGGGGCGGCCCTCAACGGCTTCCGCCCGATCTGTGAGATCCAGTTCGCCGACTTCATCCATCCCGCCTTCAATCAGATCGTCAACGAGGCCGCCCGCTTCTTTTACCGCTCCGGAGGCGTCTATAACGTCCCCATGGTCATCCGGGCTCCCTATGGAGGCGGGATCAGCGGCGGCCTCTATCACAGCCAGAGCGTAGAGGCCTTCTTCGCCCACGTCCCCGGCCTGAAGGTCGTCATCCCTTCCAACCCCTATGACGCCAAGGGGCTTCTTAAGGCAGCCATCCGCGACCCGAACCCGGTGCTCTTCTTCGAGCCGAAGAAGGGCTACCGGCTCATCAAAGGGGAAGTCCCCGATGGGGACTATATCGTCCCCATCGGCCCGGCGAAGGTGACCCGGGAGGGAAGCGATCTCACCGTCTTCGCGTATGGGATGATGCATTACTATGCCCTGCAGGCGGCCGAGATGGTGGCGAAGGAAGGGATCGACGTGGAGGTGGTGGATCTGCGCACCCTGGCCCCGGTGGACAAGGCGACGATCCTCAACTCGGTGAAGAAGACGGGGAAGGCCCTCATCGTCTACGAGGACAACCTGACCCTGGGCTATGGGGCGGAGGTGGCGGCCATCCTGGCCGAGGAGGGCTTCGAATACCTGGACGGCCCGGTGATGCGGCTGGCAGGGCCGGATGTGCCGGGGGTGCCCTTCAGCCCGCCGATGCAGGATTTCTTCATGCCCAGCCCGCAGAAGATCGCCGAGGCCATCCGGCGGCTGGCCCGATACTGA